The following are encoded together in the Desulfovibrio sp. Huiquan2017 genome:
- a CDS encoding protein kinase, which translates to MRIGRYEIRGLLGRGGMGAVYKAAMPVTGRIVALKVLRPAEIMEELVGEDALRAMFLKEASAMASISHPNVAAILDVDAGSDGPDGRPAPPHFTMEYFCGNLGALMGESYEVERPSRRLGVETSLAVARGMLRGLDRLHYEGIIHRDVKPFNVMLAEDLGGPGTVKLIDFGLSKLRGEPTVRHKGMVVGSPYYAAPEQEADPEAADERSDRYSVGVTLYRMLTGRLPEGPADGKGMRPVREVHADLDRSWDEFFAMALARDPADRFPDGPAMLDALDDLEARWRARREAACAAPDLLAEPEISETCPRPRSVPLKAGLKEGRAAFGLDELWRPACYAHGEFVDRGDGTVAERTTGLVWERYGSRYPLTWGRANAHVTRLNKNAFAGRTDWRLPTVAELATLFTGRTEPGEFCQEPAFDPLKARLWSADRKAFTAAWYVDAELGFVWWQDLTCRFFARAVAG; encoded by the coding sequence ATGCGCATCGGACGATATGAAATACGCGGCCTGCTCGGCCGGGGCGGCATGGGCGCGGTGTACAAGGCGGCCATGCCCGTGACCGGCCGCATCGTGGCCCTCAAGGTCCTCAGGCCCGCCGAGATCATGGAGGAGCTGGTGGGGGAGGACGCCCTGCGGGCGATGTTCCTCAAGGAGGCCTCGGCCATGGCCTCCATCAGCCATCCCAACGTGGCCGCCATCCTCGATGTGGACGCCGGAAGCGACGGCCCGGACGGCAGGCCCGCGCCTCCACATTTCACCATGGAATATTTCTGCGGCAACCTCGGCGCGCTTATGGGCGAGTCCTACGAAGTGGAGCGCCCGTCCCGGAGGCTCGGGGTGGAGACCTCGCTGGCCGTGGCGCGGGGTATGCTGCGCGGCCTGGACCGGCTGCATTACGAGGGCATCATCCATCGCGACGTCAAGCCGTTCAATGTCATGCTGGCCGAGGACCTGGGCGGTCCGGGCACGGTCAAGCTCATCGACTTCGGCCTGTCCAAGCTGCGCGGCGAACCGACCGTGCGGCACAAGGGCATGGTCGTGGGCTCCCCGTACTACGCCGCGCCCGAGCAGGAGGCCGATCCGGAGGCCGCCGACGAACGCTCGGACCGCTATTCCGTGGGCGTGACCCTGTACCGCATGCTTACCGGACGGTTACCCGAGGGCCCGGCGGACGGGAAGGGCATGCGGCCCGTCCGCGAAGTGCACGCCGACCTGGACCGGAGCTGGGACGAATTCTTTGCCATGGCCCTGGCCCGGGACCCGGCGGACCGTTTCCCGGACGGCCCGGCCATGCTGGACGCCCTGGATGATCTGGAGGCCCGTTGGCGAGCCCGGCGCGAGGCGGCCTGTGCGGCCCCGGACCTTCTGGCCGAGCCCGAAATTTCAGAAACGTGCCCGCGCCCTCGGTCCGTGCCGCTCAAGGCCGGACTCAAGGAAGGGCGCGCCGCCTTCGGCCTGGACGAGCTGTGGCGGCCCGCGTGCTACGCCCACGGCGAGTTTGTCGACCGGGGCGACGGCACGGTGGCCGAGCGGACCACGGGGTTGGTCTGGGAGCGCTACGGTTCCCGCTATCCGCTGACCTGGGGACGCGCCAACGCCCATGTGACCCGCCTGAACAAAAACGCCTTTGCCGGCCGCACCGACTGGCGGCTGCCCACCGTGGCCGAGTTGGCCACGCTCTTCACCGGCCGCACCGAGCCCGGCGAGTTCTGCCAGGAGCCCGCCTTCGATCCGCTCAAGGCCCGCCTTTGGTCCGCCGACCGCAAGGCCTTCACCGCCGCTTGGTACGTGGACGCCGAACTCGGCTTCGTCTGGTGGCAGGACCTGACCTGTCGCTTCTTTGCCCGCGCTGTGGCCGGGTAA
- a CDS encoding SPOR domain-containing protein, producing the protein MKKTILALAVLTVALILSGCFRKHIESAPPVKQPAQTQTAPAERPIIEETHVVAEEKPLDGPVEEVYEVDAAKQAGKQAPAVGETELAEEPLPDADQLKREAEAAAAQGAPPATEAAERAEQAAQATPAPAATPVPAVATAPAAAAQTAKPLPPANPEDEVVGIGDVGEASGATAASTLAPGGPYYVQVGAFSDVENANRALERLIADGYKGSVLVKTDEGLFRVQAGSFPDEATAGAALEKLKADYPKGFVLKKP; encoded by the coding sequence ATGAAGAAAACCATACTGGCCCTGGCGGTGCTGACCGTCGCCCTCATCCTGAGCGGCTGCTTCCGCAAGCACATCGAATCCGCGCCGCCGGTCAAACAGCCCGCGCAAACCCAGACCGCTCCCGCCGAGCGGCCCATCATCGAGGAAACCCATGTGGTGGCAGAGGAGAAGCCTCTGGACGGCCCGGTGGAGGAAGTCTACGAGGTGGACGCCGCCAAGCAGGCCGGGAAGCAGGCCCCCGCTGTGGGCGAAACCGAACTGGCCGAGGAACCGTTGCCCGACGCGGATCAGCTCAAGCGTGAGGCCGAGGCCGCCGCGGCCCAAGGCGCGCCCCCGGCCACGGAAGCGGCCGAACGGGCCGAACAGGCCGCGCAGGCCACCCCGGCCCCTGCCGCCACTCCGGTCCCTGCCGTTGCGACGGCCCCTGCCGCCGCGGCGCAGACCGCCAAACCCCTTCCTCCGGCCAATCCCGAGGACGAAGTGGTCGGCATCGGCGATGTGGGCGAAGCGTCCGGCGCGACCGCCGCTTCGACCCTGGCCCCGGGCGGACCGTATTATGTGCAAGTGGGGGCATTCTCGGACGTGGAGAATGCAAACAGAGCCCTCGAACGTCTCATTGCGGACGGATACAAGGGCTCTGTGCTGGTCAAAACCGACGAGGGGCTGTTCCGCGTGCAGGCGGGTTCATTCCCGGACGAAGCAACGGCCGGAGCCGCCTTGGAAAAACTGAAGGCGGACTACCCCAAAGGGTTCGTGCTGAAAAAACCGTAG
- a CDS encoding integration host factor subunit alpha: MSTLTKAGIVDYIYERTDKNRAEIKDLVETILEIMKRSIKKDHALLISGFGKFEAYDKRARKGRNPQTTQTITLPPRKVVVFRLSRKFRAELNP; encoded by the coding sequence ATGAGCACTCTCACCAAAGCCGGAATCGTGGATTACATCTACGAACGCACCGACAAGAATCGCGCCGAGATCAAGGACCTGGTGGAGACCATCCTGGAGATCATGAAGCGGTCCATCAAAAAAGACCATGCCCTGTTGATCTCCGGTTTCGGCAAGTTCGAGGCTTACGACAAGCGCGCCCGCAAGGGCCGCAACCCCCAGACGACCCAGACCATTACCCTGCCTCCGCGCAAGGTGGTCGTCTTCCGGCTGTCCCGCAAGTTCCGCGCCGAACTGAATCCCTAG
- a CDS encoding HIT family protein: MAIVDSECIFCKIVAGEIPCAKIFESDTVLAFLDIAPVHPGHALVLPKDHHPTLMDIPTALGNDLFQALSAVGGAIMEATGADGLNLMQNNFEAAGQLVHHAHFHLIPRFADDGLKLWGQSSYETPDEMQKLAATIAGLLK; encoded by the coding sequence ATGGCTATTGTGGATTCCGAGTGTATTTTCTGCAAGATCGTGGCCGGGGAAATCCCCTGCGCCAAAATCTTTGAATCGGACACGGTCCTGGCCTTCCTGGATATCGCGCCCGTGCATCCGGGCCATGCCCTGGTGCTGCCCAAAGACCATCATCCCACGCTCATGGACATTCCGACCGCGCTCGGCAACGACCTCTTCCAGGCCCTGTCCGCCGTGGGCGGCGCGATCATGGAAGCCACGGGCGCGGATGGGCTCAACCTCATGCAGAACAACTTCGAGGCGGCCGGGCAACTGGTTCACCACGCGCATTTTCATCTCATTCCGAGGTTTGCCGACGACGGCCTGAAACTGTGGGGCCAGTCGTCCTACGAGACCCCGGACGAAATGCAGAAACTCGCGGCCACCATCGCGGGATTGCTGAAGTAA
- a CDS encoding ACP S-malonyltransferase codes for MTKTGILFPGQGSQEQGMGRDAAEASPAALDLWKLAERESGLALREIYWDGDPADMADTRALQPALTVVNLTLWLAVKDKLSPAAAAGHSLGEFAALGAAGILDVEDCIRAVTLRGRLMADCGGEGHGMAAVVKLPQDQVEAIVAQAVQQSGKELRIANYNTPAQFVVSGEAEALDAAETLVKEAKGRAIRLAVSGAFHSPLMREAADEFSAFLETLSWKAPAFPVFHNATALPEPEPAAVMDVMRRQMTSSVLWVQTMQALWAVGVRKFVEIGPKGVLFKMLKANLGSEEEPWTGLNVGGLAQAEEL; via the coding sequence ATGACCAAGACCGGCATTCTCTTCCCCGGACAGGGGTCCCAGGAACAGGGCATGGGCCGCGACGCTGCCGAAGCCAGTCCCGCCGCCCTGGACCTCTGGAAACTCGCCGAACGCGAGTCCGGCCTGGCCCTGCGTGAAATATACTGGGACGGCGACCCGGCAGACATGGCCGACACCCGCGCCCTGCAACCCGCCCTGACCGTGGTCAACCTGACCCTGTGGCTGGCCGTGAAGGACAAGCTCTCCCCCGCAGCCGCGGCCGGGCATTCCCTGGGCGAATTCGCCGCCCTGGGCGCGGCCGGAATCCTTGACGTGGAGGACTGCATCCGGGCCGTGACTCTGCGCGGGCGGCTCATGGCCGACTGCGGCGGCGAAGGCCACGGCATGGCCGCCGTGGTCAAGCTCCCCCAGGACCAGGTCGAGGCCATTGTGGCCCAGGCCGTGCAACAGTCCGGCAAGGAACTGCGTATCGCCAATTACAACACCCCGGCCCAATTCGTCGTCTCCGGCGAGGCCGAGGCGCTGGACGCGGCCGAGACGCTGGTCAAGGAGGCCAAGGGACGGGCCATCCGCCTGGCCGTGTCCGGGGCGTTCCACTCCCCGCTCATGCGGGAGGCCGCCGACGAGTTTTCCGCCTTCCTCGAAACCCTTTCCTGGAAGGCTCCGGCCTTTCCGGTCTTCCACAACGCCACGGCCCTGCCCGAGCCCGAACCTGCGGCCGTCATGGATGTGATGCGGCGCCAGATGACCTCCTCGGTCCTGTGGGTCCAGACCATGCAGGCCCTGTGGGCCGTCGGCGTGCGCAAATTCGTGGAAATCGGCCCCAAGGGCGTGCTTTTCAAGATGCTCAAGGCCAACCTCGGCTCCGAGGAGGAACCGTGGACCGGCCTGAACGTGGGCGGCCTCGCCCAGGCCGAGGAACTTTAG